A part of Aquaspirillum sp. LM1 genomic DNA contains:
- a CDS encoding ribbon-helix-helix domain-containing protein: MCELFAGQDPQRYASVRRSLRLRGFVTSLVLERYFWEVLDQLSADEGLSTPQFISTLYDEVLKRHGDVRNFTSLLRVACCVYLAGGKQGG; encoded by the coding sequence ATGTGTGAATTGTTTGCCGGACAAGACCCTCAGCGCTACGCCAGCGTGCGCCGCTCCTTGCGCCTGCGCGGCTTTGTCACCAGCCTGGTGCTGGAGCGCTATTTCTGGGAGGTGCTTGACCAGCTTTCGGCAGACGAGGGGCTGAGCACGCCGCAATTCATCAGCACGCTGTACGACGAGGTGTTGAAGCGTCATGGCGACGTGCGCAATTTCACCTCGCTGCTGCGGGTGGCGTGCTGTGTGTATCTGGCGGGAGGAAAACAGGGCGGCTAA